AGGCAGCAGAAATCCATTCGTGCATAGTTGTATACAAAGGAGCGGAAAAAACGAAAGTGgtgaaagagacagagagaaaaagGCGACACACGCATGACTTCGATAATTCGTACATACAGGGTGTTGCAGCGACTATGTTGCAATCGGCAATAGGGTGATTCTACATGAAAAAACAAGTCgataatatagaataaaatttattcatatgacgtttcgttttcgagaaaatcgaggttgaaaatttgtcaaatataCTTGAACTCGGCCGATCCCGCATTAAACAGAAGTAAATAATCGACAGGAAATTATTCTACATGTGAAAATAAGCGAAAGATAAAGAATAGTATATGTTCGTAAAATTTAGAAATATATTATGTGTACTAGGCCAATTCATAAGTAActtttattttcttgaaaacgagaCCTGGAACggaaaaatgttattttacattttccacTTATTTTCACAAGTAGAATAACCTAATGCTGATTGTTTTATTCGTACCTAGTCTGTAATTAGCCAAGTTTAAGTATACTTTACAAATTCTGTAATTAAATTTTCTCCAGAACGAGGCATCATACTAACAAATTTTGTTCTATAGTTTCGACTTGTTTGTTCACGTAAAATCACCCTATTGCTGATTGTAACACAGTTGctgggacaccctgtatacatgaaatatgaaattgttaAAATGAATCTTGTTGAACTTAAAGACCCACCCAGTTATGTATATTGATAAACTTAAAAATCATTAAGAGAAACACACTATCGTGCGTTCGAAGAATATGACGAGGCTCTCTGCGAGAAAACTGGGACGGGTCACTGGGAAAAAAATTCACTATCGATCCGCGAAACATAGCCACTATATCGCAGCGATGGTACTTATATCCATTCCCCTAGAATCGAACGAATTTCATTCTTACCCGTCGGAAGCCATCGCGAACAATCAATCCGTGTATCAGCGAAAACAAAACACCTCACGTCACTCGGTGAACACTTTGTGACACTTCACGAGCGCTGCAGTGACACTTCGATGTCGCAACGTCCCATTTCCACGAGCACGAGCGACGCAGCCCCTTCATGGCAGCCCACCGGCGGccatctttttttcttctgcgAGTTTCAACGTTCTGCCACTATAGCGAACAAAAACTTACTTTATCCTAGATTCCCGACATATCGTCCCGAAGATGCGCTCGAACGCTCTTCTCTAGTGCTTCCACGTCTGTGAGTATTTATTCGCGATTCGATTCGCGATCGGATACTACTCACCGATGATATATATTCCATGCATCGTAATTTATCTTGCCTcctttttgtttgtttgtttttcctcttctttcttctttttttctctttttttcttttcttttttttttctttttctttctttcggttATGTTACACTTCTCGGACTTAAGATGAATATCGATTGATTACTGGGATGGCCTGCGTTGCTCACATCGTCGGATAACTATAAATACAAGACTAGACACTGTTCATAAGAATCGACCGTGTTTTGATGGTTGACATCTTTGATAAAACTGTTATCTATTCGTAAGTGATAACGTATGTATGTATTCGCGCAGTTGAGGTTAGAAATGCTCATGGTCGTATCTTTACTCGTTTGAACCACGTTTGAGCATAGTGAGTTGTCCCCAGACTCGCACTTTCGAATGGTTTCTTGAAACTTTGGATTTGTTTATGTCTTGTCATGCCGTTTCAATTACTCACATTAATATTCGGACACAGCACACTATCTCTACTTACATTTGTTGCTTTGTATAAGAGGGGGTGATCTAAATATCGTGTTGTTTACtctatgaaaatatatgaaCCATTTATTGTAGCTTGAAAATATGTAAACAATTTCTCTCTAAcaataacatttaattttaCAGTGGGCATAAAAAAAAGAGGCTGTCCTCCTTATTTCTTAAATTCGGAATGATCCTCTTTATATCTTTTAATAGTATCTGccgtaattagtaataataattatgcaATTTCACGATAACCTTCATCCTTTTTTTCTATGACAAATTACAAGTTGTCTTTTATCAAAACTAGTATTCTTCCCTTTTCCTAATATGTTAAGTTTCTCGATGTATTATACAAATATTCATGTTAATTTCATTTGCCGTTTATTGTACAAAATAACTATATAAAGCAAATGTATTCCGCAGTTCAAAAGCGAATCGTCTATAACTGTCCGCAAGAATCTGTCCGATAACGATAACTGTCTATGGTTTATCTCCACCACTGAGGAGGAGGTGGTTCCCCCTTGGAACAGTGACGCGAGTAATGTGACACGGCAGTGGCTTCTCTTTAAAGATCTGTAGCGTCTTTGTATCAATAAAACAACACTGATGCAGCGACAaaacttttttatttaaaattttcctcTCTTCGAGACTTTGGGAACAGTTTGCGAACAACTTGCGAACAGTTATAAACTTTTAATAAAACCaagttaaattttatttaatcattAATATGAAtcacattattaatattaattagtaataattatttaaattacattgtaaTTAAATTCAGTTGCCTGGATTTACGACAAATGCTGATACTGTTAGTTTTGAGATTTATTCGTTAACGACAACGAACGTTTAAGATATCATTGAAGGTATCGTAGTTATTACTATAATATACTGTTAGATCTAACATCGTTTTGGCACCTTGAAGGCAATTAATTGTTCGTAAACGTTGCTAAAAAGTGAAAATTTAACTAAATCCTTATTGATTAATATGTTAAAGACAAATCATATTGAAAGCAAAGTAAGTATAATTATCTAcgtaacatatatacatatatacatatatatatatatatatatatatatatatatatatatatatatatatatatatatgcacatCTGCATAATTTctcattaaataattaaatgtgAGCCAAATTACATCGTGTTTGGTCTCATTTTAATCAGAAAGATCTCATCaatatgttaatgaaatttttattaacgaAAAACtgaaaataaacaaatttctttGTTGCACTAGTGTTTCCTCACCGATATATAGGTTTTTAATTTTGCCGACTCTCAATCCCTCTATCTTATTCATTCGCTGCTCTCCTACGTCTGTCAGTGTCGGCAAATTACAAACAGTTTGAAAATGGAATCTTGTATTCGCTAACTGTTGCGCAGCAACCTAATCCTGAATACTTATAGATAGATAATTTACCCACAAGTGTTATGTTCTCTTCTTTAAATGCataataagaaaagaaattgaTTTATATTATCGCAAGTATTTTTCCATCCTAATTCGCCAGAATCAAATGCAAACGACATCTGCACTATTTTACAACAACTATATTGAAAATTACTTTAACGTTCCTTTTTCTACCGTCCAGAGTCTAGAGCGTATCACGATAACAGTGTATCAGATTTTTTCATTTATGCATTGCAAAAAAGGATGATATCATTCATTAAATCCGAGTGACGTACTTACGGTAAGTAGATATTCAAGATTTAAGGAAAAGCCACAAGTATTCATGATACTAATATCAAGCTGTAACTTGTAACCTTTTTGTATATAAAAAGTTTTTATCGTCTTGTAAACAATATTTGTTACATTTAGGTTCTATTATTCGATCTTTCTACCATAATCGACGTTAAACCCTATGCAATTATACGCTTGTAACATTGTATATACATGTGACATAAATtgtgacatatatatatatatatatatatatataaattattgccTATTTTTTATTTAGTACATAGTTAGCAATTTTCAAATTACGATAGACTTACTGAATTTTTTCACAATTATAAACTATGTTTCAatcgtcgttttttttttttaaatttaataatttccttttattaacttttatatttcatttttaacagTGTCAACGCTATCAAAGGAATAGGTAATATATATTTAGATTGAGTGCTGTGATATAATACCGACAATGGATCAAGATGTATTAACAGTCTTAAAGCTATTAATGATAGGAGAATCAAATGTTGGAAAATCAAGGTACCTATTTAAAACAATAAATTACTTTTTAATGCTATGTAAGTTGAGCCAATATgtttatattattgttattgttggCAGCATACTTCTTAGATTTACTGAGGAtgaatttcatgaaaatatgcAAAGCACAGTTGGCATGGATTATAGAACTAAACAAGTCACAATTGATGGCAATACAGTGAAACTAGCAATTTGGGTTAGTTACCTCAATGtatcaaaatttatatttttcatttaatgtaatataatatatccaAAAATTATTGCAGGACACTGCCGGACAAGAACGTTTTCGTACTCTAACACCTAGTTACTACAGAGACGGTCAAGGCGCTATATTAGTGTATGATGTTACAGATAGAGTTACTTTTATGAAATTAGAAACATGGCTTAACGAATTGAATACATATTGCAATAAGACAGATATTATTAAAATGGTAGTGGGTAATAAAATAGATTTACCAAACAGAGAAGTAAGCACTGAAGAAGGTTTACAATTTGCCCGAAGACACCAAACCCTATACATTGAAAGCAGCGCTAAAACGGCAGACGGAATCAAATGTTGTTTCGAAGAACTTGTACAAAAGGTATAGTCATTTATTTTCTTTACGATTATTAATATTCTTATCTATTAATATTGTTTTATAGATAATACAAACTCCTGGACTTTGGGATCGACATGCCCTTCTTAAATCCGCAGCGTATGGTAATGGTAATATGGGAGGTGCAAGACATAGAGGTCAGAGAGGGATACAATTGGCAGACGAGACTCAGCCACACGAACCACATACAAATTGTTATTGCACTTTGATTTAAAtgattgtaatataaaattctgCCAGTGATAACTGTAAAAGAAACTATAGCTTGAATATGGtctaaactttattcaaaaacTAGATATTGAAGAGTGAGATCGTTGAAAACAAAAACGTGAATAATAGTATGTCACATTATATTGCTTTGTGTATGTTATGGGAAAAGATATTTTGTACCTTATGTATCAAagatagatacatacatatacaatgAGTTCGCTTCTATCTTCTAATTCTTTGTTAAATAGTTAAATTTTATAGGTATTtgtaatacaaaatttatattcatgtaaatatattatgcgtATGCACATAATTTAATGACTAATAAATATCAATAGAACTGCAGTAACGCCATAAACAAATATGGTATCTTTAACTCCTGTAGAAAACGCTTTTGCATGTGCTGCAGCATTTATAGCTTGAATATTTTCTGATCTGTTTTGTTATCATGATATTGATTtgattttgatatttatttgaACAATAAGTAGGTAAAATGCATATCATTACATATGTAAACAAAATGTATTTCAATATCACGTTAAACATGTTTATTTAATGTTCTGCATTttatatgattatatttttaaaatgtgatcaaataaacaataattatctcatacataaaattattttaatgtatttATCTTTACGAACGAAACAAACTTCTCCATTTAAATTGCGGTAGAATAATGTGATATCTCACTCTGTGTGATACAAACAGTTGCcagttaaaatatttgattttaaaCAATCATTTCATGTCAtcctgaaaattaatttaatttatatgtaattaattaaataaaacagtTATGTTATTTGACCGTCTCAGAAGCTATGAAAACGTTATTAAATATCCGCGTAATAAAAAGTAAACTAAGTTACAATATTTCGATTATATCTGAAACAACTTTTAAATTGTGAGGTACATCTCTTGCTTAGAATCAATTAATTGTTTGTAGAGAAATTTCCTTCCAATCATGTACAACATTATCATCAAAAGAAATTTTACACGCAACTAAATTGGACGTTGTCCTAACTAATAAAGGACTTCAAATATATGGTACATGGAGCGCAGagaaattattaaagttattaaCAAACAGACTTAAACAATGCATTCATGTGCAATCAAATACactgaaaattatttctaatgGAATAAGTGATAAGAGATTATGGATCACTGTCTATAGTggcttatatagtattagcgtTTTAAAGGAATTAAGAAAGAAAGGTGTCTCTATCTATAAcataaattaaaacaaaaattatattcattttaACTCTATTTTTAGGTATGCCCATATACAGCATCATAAAAGCAATGAAACTGGGCCTCATCAGTCTTAGCTATTGTGAACTTTTTTATTTTAGAGAATTTGACATAGAACCACATAATTTGGAGTTCAAAGAATTGTGGTTCGATAAATTTAACGACAGGCTGATTTTAAATTTAAGTGCTACAGGTTTAAGTGAAATAAATTGTTGGAATATTATCATATATGGAGTAGTACTTCAAACTCCAATTATTCTTCGTCATTTGATTTTAAGTGGCATTGATGTTCCTGGTATTTTAAATTGGCAATCTCCCTTTAATTTTGCATCATCtaaaataattgaatttttgaaaCACATTGGAATAGAAGAAGATGTGATACAATTAGTAGAACAACATGGAATCGACGAAGAAACCGAAGAAATGTTAATTGATTTAGGACTTGATGAAATGGAAACAAAACTTTCAATTACGGAGGTTTGAATACAATTGTTTAAGTTGTTCTATATACCATACCTGTTGTGTTAATATTTTCTGCAGGAATTAATATGTGAATCTAGTTTAA
This genomic stretch from Bombus affinis isolate iyBomAffi1 chromosome 16, iyBomAffi1.2, whole genome shotgun sequence harbors:
- the LOC126925563 gene encoding ras-related protein Rab-18-like isoform X1; the protein is MDQDVLTVLKLLMIGESNVGKSRYLFKTINYFLMLCKLSQYVYIIVIVGSILLRFTEDEFHENMQSTVGMDYRTKQVTIDGNTVKLAIWDTAGQERFRTLTPSYYRDGQGAILVYDVTDRVTFMKLETWLNELNTYCNKTDIIKMVVGNKIDLPNREVSTEEGLQFARRHQTLYIESSAKTADGIKCCFEELVQKIIQTPGLWDRHALLKSAAYGNGNMGGARHRGQRGIQLADETQPHEPHTNCYCTLI
- the LOC126925563 gene encoding ras-related protein Rab-18-like isoform X2; translation: MDQDVLTVLKLLMIGESNVGKSSILLRFTEDEFHENMQSTVGMDYRTKQVTIDGNTVKLAIWDTAGQERFRTLTPSYYRDGQGAILVYDVTDRVTFMKLETWLNELNTYCNKTDIIKMVVGNKIDLPNREVSTEEGLQFARRHQTLYIESSAKTADGIKCCFEELVQKIIQTPGLWDRHALLKSAAYGNGNMGGARHRGQRGIQLADETQPHEPHTNCYCTLI
- the LOC126925941 gene encoding uncharacterized protein LOC126925941, whose translation is MKTLLNIRNQLIVCREISFQSCTTLSSKEILHATKLDVVLTNKGLQIYGTWSAEKLLKLLTNRLKQCIHVQSNTLKIISNGISDKRLWITVYSGLYSISVLKELRKKGMPIYSIIKAMKLGLISLSYCELFYFREFDIEPHNLEFKELWFDKFNDRLILNLSATGLSEINCWNIIIYGVVLQTPIILRHLILSGIDVPGILNWQSPFNFASSKIIEFLKHIGIEEDVIQLVEQHGIDEETEEMLIDLGLDEMETKLSITEELICESSLTILEPTCSCLEITQESCRTNSSKSSFSFASRPDCYQQYACQCHILAKNETVHELTAQQNDYLRQNIMVPLSWAVAKTLEYNPSDPVHFIGYKLLQWTCNNISQTEKDKHQRLIALSTIEMDHKLIDKKHLEKEGLIKTLNQKAIMRNIPCNICKNHQELYRIEKQCWKCVWRPIRKLGSCEFPDICSSCKINVSDEDDDA